The following proteins are co-located in the Pyxicephalus adspersus chromosome Z, UCB_Pads_2.0, whole genome shotgun sequence genome:
- the LOC140343892 gene encoding olfactomedin-4-like: MLPFLLLAVGMGWTWEVIADLQVTGHLDKSGICYCSVNVPDTTSLADRIEIIEESNYNLNLSYYQEITKLQLYQRNVDVHIENMKNLTKRVEIMEMGGITYRELDFELIKTEITQMEAIMVELQSSLSGSNDKVETLYAEVRNISVMVNQLEKFDKNNVLRVRKKILSLQKRLEECKNKYSQQ, translated from the exons ATGTTGCCCTTTCTGCTGCTGGCTGTTGGCATGGGTTGGACTTGGGAAGTGATTGCG GATCTACAGGTGACTGGTCATTTGGATAAATCTGGCATCTGTTACTGCTCCGTCAATGTTCCAGACACCACCTCCCTGGCAGATAGAATAGAAATCATTGAAGAGTCCAACTATAACTTAAATCTCAGCTACTATCAGGAGATCACAAAG CTTCAACTCTACCAACGAAATGTCGATGTGCACATAGAAAACATGAAGAACTTGACAAAGAGAGTGGAGATCATGGAGATGGGCGGAATCACCTACAGAGAACTGGATTTTGAACTGATAAAGACAGAAATCACACAAATGGAGGCCATAATGGTGGAGCTTCAATCTTCGCTGAGTGGGTCCAATGACAAAGTGGAAACACTGTATGCTGAG GTTCGAAACATCTCTGTTATGGTGAACCAACTGGAGAAGTTTGACAAGAACAATGTCTTGAGAGTCCGAAAGAAAATTCTTTCCTTACAAAAACGTTTAGAGGAGTGTAAGAATAAATATTCACAGCAGTAA
- the LOC140343684 gene encoding olfactomedin-4-like codes for MYTFLILLFNIWQALALTLTQSVISESGSGFLDENGVCYCTVNLPDTTFPADRFEKLEIANHNLTITVEKEITKIYIYQSTLTVYIEQLKNLTKRVEIMENGGLSYTELEFELIKLEIKEMETLILQLKTSFNGSSIIIETLYQEIRNISIMVNQLEIYDKNNVLVIRREVAALKKRLEECEKNNTKPNYPSLPPPDNGTCEHGQIINNISKPFVVQLNWLGANHVYGGWGRDTRPGADQSVQWVAPLRDARMMDVVRFYPSYNDLTLYNGAAHANLHRWVSGSYYDYSNCGQGSGVIMYNHMLYYNCYNTLSVCKYDWRNNAFARAAIPGATYTNRFSYSHTEWQDIDLSADEDGLWVIYSTEENAGNIVISQLNDTSLAILQTWHTTQYKPAVTNAFMVCGVLYATRAISTKQEEIFYMYDTKTKKEGKLSVIFDKLKEIVQNLYYNPNDHRLYMYNDGFLIHYDLSFAPLSKPEISHSKVNPVQLK; via the exons ATGTACACCTTCCTTATTCTTCTTTTCAACATCTGGCAGGCTCTAGCTCTCACTTTG ACACAGAGTGTGATCTCTGAATCTGGATCCGGATTCCTGGATGAGAATGGAGTCTGTTACTGCACCGTCAACCTCCCAGATACCACCTTCCCAGCAGATCGATTTGAGAAGCTGGAGATAGCAAACCATAATCTGACCATCACTGTGGAGAAGGAAATTACAAAG atcTATATCTATCAGAGCACACTGACTGTGTACATAGAGCAGCTGAAAAATTTGACTAAACGAGTGGAGATCATGGAGAATGGAGGTCTCTCTTACACTGAGCTGGAGTTTGAACTCATTAAGTTGGAGATCAAAGAGATGGAGACTCTCATATTGCAGCTGAAAACATCATTTAATGGCTCCAGTATCATAATAGAGACTCTCTACCAGGAG atTCGTAATATTTCCATCATGGTGAACCAACTAGAGATTTATGATAAGAACAATGTGCTAGTGATTAGACGGGAAGTTGCAGCTCTGAAGAAACGACTAGAAGAGTGTGAGAAGAACAATACAAAACCAAACTATCCTTCCCTTCCTCCACCAGACAATG gCACTTGTGAACATGGACAAATCATTAACAACATCAGCAAACCATTTGTAGTCCAACTAAACTGGTTGGGAGCCAACCATGTATATGGAGGATGGGGGAGGGATACACGACCAGGAGCTGATCAGAGTGTTCAGTGGGTGGCTCCTTTAAGAGATGCGAGAATGATGGATGTTGTACGGTTCTACCCTTCATATAATGATCTCACACTTTATAATGGTGCCGCACATGCAAACCTTCATAGGTGGGTTTCAGGTAGCTATTATGATTATAGTAATTGTGGTCAAGGCAGTGGAGTAATTATGTATAACCATATGTTGTATTATAACTGCTACAATACCTTGAGCGTCTGCAAATATGATTGGAGAAACAATGCATTCGCCCGTGCAGCTATTCCTGGTGCTACATACACAAACCGCTTTTCCTACTCACACACTGAATGGCAGGACATTGACTTATCTGCTGATGAAGATGGTCTTTGGGTCATTTATTCAACTGAGGAGAATGCTGGAAATATTGTTATCAGCCAACTTAATGATACAAGTCTTGCAATTCTACAAACCTGGCACACTACTCAATACAAACCTGCTGTCACCAATGCTTTCATGGTGTGCGGTGTCTTGTATGCCACTCGAGCCATCAGCACAAAGCAAGAAGAGATCTTCTACATGTATgataccaaaactaaaaaagaggGGAAGTTGAGCGTTATTTTTGATAAACTCAAGGAGATTGTACAAAATCTATACTACAATCCCAATGATCACAGGCTCTACATGTACAATGATGGCTTCCTGATCCATTACGACCTCTCTTTTGCTCCACTATCTAAACCTGAAATTTCACATTCCAAAGTCAACCCTGTCCAGctaaaatag